The following are from one region of the Pseudomonas putida genome:
- a CDS encoding NCS2 family permease, whose product MLERLFQLKAHDTNVRTEILAGVTTFLAMAYILFVNPSILGETGMDKGAIFVATCLAAAIGSVTMGLIANYPIALAPGMGLNAFFTYTVVLHMGHTWQVALGAVFLSAVMFFLLSIFRIREWIVNSIPLPLRSAIAAGIGLFLALIALHNAGIVVDNPATLVGLGDLKQPAPILATLGFFLIVGLESLKVRGAVLIGILAVTIASIVMGVTPFGGIVSMPPSLAPTFLQLDIAGALDVGLVSVIFAFLFVDLFDNSGTLIGVAKRAGLMGKDGHMPKMGRALIADSTAAMAGSLLGTSTTTSYIESAAGVSAGGRTGLTAIVVAVLFLLALFFAPLAGSVPAFATAPALLFVAVLMASGLAEINWDDVTEAAPVVVTALAMPLTYSIANGIAFGFISWTAVKLISGRHRDLNPALVILSILFVIKLGWFNA is encoded by the coding sequence ATGCTGGAAAGGCTGTTTCAACTGAAAGCACACGACACCAATGTGCGTACCGAGATTCTCGCGGGCGTCACCACCTTCCTGGCCATGGCCTACATCCTGTTCGTCAACCCGAGCATCCTCGGCGAGACCGGCATGGACAAGGGCGCGATCTTCGTCGCCACTTGCCTGGCCGCGGCCATCGGCTCGGTGACCATGGGCCTGATCGCCAACTACCCGATCGCGCTGGCGCCGGGCATGGGGCTGAACGCGTTCTTCACCTACACCGTGGTGCTGCACATGGGCCACACCTGGCAGGTGGCACTGGGCGCGGTGTTCCTTTCGGCGGTGATGTTCTTCCTGTTGTCTATCTTCCGCATCCGCGAGTGGATCGTGAACAGCATCCCGCTGCCGCTGCGTTCGGCCATTGCCGCCGGTATCGGTCTGTTTCTGGCGCTGATCGCCCTGCATAACGCCGGTATCGTCGTCGATAACCCGGCCACCCTGGTGGGCCTGGGCGACCTCAAGCAGCCAGCACCGATCCTCGCCACCTTGGGCTTCTTCCTGATTGTCGGCCTGGAGTCGCTGAAAGTGCGCGGTGCCGTGCTGATCGGCATTCTTGCCGTGACCATCGCCTCGATCGTGATGGGCGTGACACCCTTCGGCGGCATCGTCTCGATGCCACCGTCGCTGGCCCCGACCTTCCTGCAGCTGGACATCGCCGGCGCGCTGGACGTTGGCCTGGTCAGCGTGATCTTCGCCTTCCTGTTCGTCGACCTGTTCGACAACTCCGGCACTCTGATCGGCGTGGCCAAGCGCGCCGGGCTGATGGGCAAGGACGGGCACATGCCGAAGATGGGCCGTGCCCTGATTGCCGACAGCACCGCCGCCATGGCCGGCTCCCTGCTGGGCACCTCGACCACCACCAGCTACATCGAATCTGCCGCGGGCGTGAGCGCCGGTGGCCGTACCGGGCTGACCGCCATCGTGGTTGCCGTGCTGTTCCTGCTGGCACTGTTCTTCGCCCCGCTGGCCGGCAGCGTGCCGGCCTTCGCCACTGCACCGGCGCTGCTGTTCGTCGCGGTGCTGATGGCCTCGGGCCTGGCGGAAATAAACTGGGACGACGTCACCGAAGCCGCACCAGTGGTAGTGACCGCCCTGGCCATGCCGCTGACCTACTCGATCGCCAACGGCATCGCCTTCGGCTTCATTTCCTGGACCGCCGTCAAGCTGATCTCCGGCCGCCACCGCGACCTGAACCCGGCCCTGGTGATCCTTTCCATCCTGTTCGTCATCAAGCTGGGCTGGTTCAACGCATGA
- the trmA gene encoding tRNA (uridine(54)-C5)-methyltransferase TrmA codes for MSAAFDPSSYTTQLDAKVARLRELLAPFGAPEPAVFDSPREHYRLRAEFRLWREDGQRHYAMFAPGEKHKAILIDDFPIASQRINALMPRLKAAWQASEELGNRLFQVEFLTTLAGDAMVTLCYHRPLDEAWEVAARQLAEELGVSIIGRSKGKRLVIGRDYAVEKLDVAGRVFSYRQPEGAFTQPNGAVNQKMLSWAFEAIGERDDDLLELYCGNGNFTLPLATRVRKVLATEISKTSVNAALSNLDENAVGNVRLVRLSAEELTQALNGVRPFRRLEGIDLKSYAFGTVFVDPPRAGMDPDTCELTRRFERILYISCNPETLAANIAQLQDTHRIERCALFDQFPYTHHMESGVLLVRR; via the coding sequence ATGAGTGCTGCTTTCGACCCCTCCTCCTACACCACCCAGCTGGACGCCAAGGTGGCCCGGCTGCGCGAGCTGCTGGCGCCGTTCGGCGCGCCGGAGCCGGCTGTTTTCGACTCGCCGCGCGAGCATTACCGCCTGCGCGCCGAATTCCGTCTGTGGCGCGAGGATGGCCAGCGTCACTACGCCATGTTCGCCCCGGGCGAGAAGCACAAGGCGATCCTGATCGACGACTTCCCCATCGCCAGCCAGCGCATCAATGCATTGATGCCACGCCTGAAAGCCGCCTGGCAGGCCAGCGAGGAACTGGGCAACCGCCTGTTCCAGGTGGAGTTCCTCACCACCCTGGCCGGCGATGCCATGGTCACCCTGTGCTACCACCGCCCGCTGGACGAGGCCTGGGAAGTGGCCGCACGGCAACTGGCCGAAGAGTTGGGCGTGAGCATCATTGGCCGCTCCAAGGGCAAGCGCCTGGTCATCGGCCGTGACTACGCGGTGGAAAAGCTCGATGTCGCCGGCCGTGTGTTCAGCTACCGCCAGCCGGAAGGCGCGTTCACCCAGCCCAACGGCGCGGTGAACCAGAAGATGCTGAGCTGGGCCTTCGAGGCCATCGGCGAGCGGGACGACGACCTGCTGGAGCTGTACTGCGGCAACGGCAACTTCACCCTGCCGCTGGCCACTCGTGTGCGTAAGGTGCTGGCTACCGAGATCAGCAAGACGTCGGTCAATGCCGCGCTGAGCAACCTCGACGAGAACGCTGTGGGTAACGTGCGGCTGGTGCGCCTGTCGGCAGAAGAGCTGACCCAGGCGCTGAATGGGGTGCGGCCGTTCCGCCGGCTGGAAGGCATCGACCTGAAGAGCTACGCGTTCGGTACGGTGTTCGTCGACCCGCCGCGGGCGGGCATGGACCCGGATACCTGCGAGTTGACCCGGCGTTTCGAGCGGATCCTGTACATCTCTTGCAACCCGGAGACGCTGGCGGCGAACATTGCCCAGTTGCAGGACACCCACCGCATCGAGCGGTGTGCGTTGTTTGACCAGTTCCCGTATACCCACCATATGGAGAGTGGGGTGCTGCTGGTTCGGCGTTGA
- a CDS encoding transposase, which produces MQERKTYTREFKQRAASMVLDDNCSIPDVCASMDVGPTALRRWVDQVRKERQKGQPVAGTKAISDEQRELQQLRAKIKRLEAEAEILKKATALLMSDPDRFS; this is translated from the coding sequence ATGCAAGAACGAAAGACCTACACCCGCGAGTTCAAGCAACGTGCTGCAAGCATGGTTCTTGATGACAACTGCTCAATTCCCGACGTCTGCGCCTCAATGGACGTCGGCCCTACGGCTCTGCGCCGGTGGGTTGATCAGGTGCGCAAAGAGCGTCAAAAAGGCCAGCCAGTAGCCGGTACCAAGGCGATCAGCGACGAACAGCGAGAACTCCAACAACTGCGGGCCAAGATCAAGCGCCTGGAGGCCGAGGCTGAAATCTTAAAAAAGGCTACAGCTCTCTTGATGTCGGATCCCGATCGTTTTTCCTGA
- a CDS encoding IS3 family transposase, whose translation MQLHAESRGSAGARMLSEHLKAQQLKVGRYLAGRLMQEANLASRQRRRHQYRSRGVEAFVAKNLLERNFEPTAINQVWCGDVTSLMVGKRWYSLGSSH comes from the coding sequence GTGCAATTGCACGCTGAAAGCCGTGGAAGCGCAGGCGCAAGGATGCTCTCTGAGCACTTGAAAGCCCAGCAACTGAAGGTAGGTCGGTATCTGGCCGGAAGACTCATGCAGGAAGCAAATCTGGCCAGCAGACAGCGCCGTCGGCATCAGTATCGCTCCAGAGGAGTCGAGGCATTCGTGGCTAAGAACCTGCTCGAACGTAACTTCGAGCCTACTGCGATCAACCAAGTCTGGTGCGGTGATGTGACCAGTTTGATGGTCGGGAAACGTTGGTATTCACTTGGCAGTAGTCATTGA
- a CDS encoding IS3 family transposase yields the protein MAVVIDLFARRIVGWAFSLINDANLVSKALRMAVGVRGKQPGLMFHSDQGCQYTSQLFQSELLEHGITQSMSRRGQCWDNAPTERFFGTLKSEWVPPKGYQEIEEARQDMTSFFMRYNRIRLHSYNNYLSPIAMEQQAA from the coding sequence TTGGCAGTAGTCATTGATTTGTTCGCCCGTCGGATCGTTGGTTGGGCGTTTTCCCTGATCAACGATGCCAACCTGGTTAGTAAGGCATTGAGGATGGCGGTAGGGGTTCGGGGCAAGCAGCCAGGCTTGATGTTTCATTCGGATCAAGGCTGCCAATACACCAGCCAGCTTTTCCAATCCGAGCTGCTTGAGCATGGGATAACGCAGAGCATGAGCCGCAGGGGGCAATGCTGGGACAACGCGCCAACAGAGCGTTTCTTTGGGACGCTTAAATCAGAGTGGGTTCCGCCCAAGGGCTACCAGGAAATTGAAGAAGCCAGGCAGGATATGACCAGCTTCTTCATGCGATACAACCGAATCCGGCTCCACAGCTACAACAACTATCTGTCGCCAATAGCCATGGAGCAGCAGGCGGCTTGA
- the pcaG gene encoding protocatechuate 3,4-dioxygenase subunit alpha, whose product MPIELLPETPSQTAGPYVHIGLALEAAGNPTRDQEIWNRLAKPDAPGEHILLIGQVYDGNGHLVRDSFLEVWQADANGEYQDAYNLENAFNSFGRTATTFDAGEWTLHTVKPGVVNNAAGVPMAPHINISLFARGINIHLHTRLYFDDEAEANAKCPVLNLIEQPQRRETLVAKRCEVDGKTAYRFDIRIQGEGETVFFDF is encoded by the coding sequence ATGCCAATCGAACTGCTGCCGGAAACCCCTTCGCAGACTGCCGGCCCCTACGTGCACATCGGCCTGGCCCTGGAGGCGGCCGGCAACCCGACCCGCGATCAGGAAATCTGGAACCGCCTGGCCAAGCCAGATGCGCCAGGCGAGCACATTTTGCTGATCGGCCAGGTGTATGACGGTAATGGCCACCTGGTGCGTGATTCGTTCCTGGAAGTGTGGCAAGCCGATGCCAACGGCGAGTACCAGGATGCCTACAACCTGGAAAACGCCTTCAACAGCTTCGGCCGCACCGCCACCACCTTCGATGCCGGCGAATGGACCCTGCACACGGTCAAGCCGGGTGTGGTGAATAACGCTGCAGGCGTGCCGATGGCACCGCACATCAACATCAGCCTGTTTGCCCGGGGGATCAACATCCACCTGCACACGCGGCTGTACTTCGATGACGAGGCCGAGGCCAATGCCAAGTGCCCGGTGCTCAACCTGATCGAGCAGCCGCAGCGACGCGAGACTCTGGTGGCCAAGCGTTGCGAGGTGGACGGGAAGACGGCGTATCGTTTCGATATCCGTATTCAGGGGGAAGGGGAGACGGTGTTCTTCGACTTCTGA
- the pcaH gene encoding protocatechuate 3,4-dioxygenase subunit beta, translated as MPAQDNSRFVIRDRNWHPKALTPDYKTSIARSPRQALVSIPQSISETTGPDFSHLGFGAHDHDLLLNFNNGGLPIGERIIVAGRVVDQYGKPVPNTLVEMWQANAGGRYRHKNDRYLAPLDPNFGGVGRCLTDRDGYYSFRTIKPGPYPWRNGPNDWRPAHIHFAISGPSIATKLITQLYFEGDPLIPMCPIVKSIANPQAVQQLIAKLDMSNANPMDCLAYRFDIVLRGQRKTHFENC; from the coding sequence ATGCCCGCCCAGGACAACAGCCGCTTCGTGATCCGTGATCGCAACTGGCACCCGAAAGCCCTTACGCCTGACTACAAGACGTCCATTGCCCGCTCGCCACGTCAGGCACTGGTCAGCATCCCGCAGTCGATCAGCGAAACCACTGGCCCCGACTTTTCCCACCTGGGTTTCGGCGCCCACGACCATGACCTGCTGCTGAACTTCAACAACGGTGGCTTGCCGATCGGCGAGCGCATCATCGTCGCCGGCCGTGTGGTCGACCAGTACGGCAAGCCTGTGCCGAACACCCTGGTAGAAATGTGGCAAGCCAACGCCGGGGGCCGCTACCGCCACAAGAACGACCGCTACCTGGCACCTCTGGATCCGAACTTCGGTGGCGTCGGCCGCTGCCTGACCGACCGTGACGGCTACTACAGCTTCCGCACCATCAAGCCGGGCCCGTACCCATGGCGCAACGGCCCGAACGACTGGCGCCCGGCGCACATCCACTTCGCCATCAGCGGCCCGTCGATCGCCACCAAGCTGATCACCCAGCTGTACTTCGAGGGTGACCCGCTGATCCCGATGTGCCCGATCGTCAAGTCGATCGCCAACCCGCAAGCCGTGCAGCAGTTGATCGCCAAGCTCGACATGAGCAACGCCAACCCGATGGACTGCCTGGCCTACCGCTTCGACATCGTGCTGCGCGGCCAGCGCAAGACCCACTTCGAAAACTGCTGA